The Flavobacteriales bacterium region TTGCTCAATCCTTCGGGAAGTCTTGTGGCCAGCCATTTCTTATAGTCCAATACAGAAATGAATCCATCATTATCGATATCCAATCCCGGATTTTGTTTCGAAATGGTGCTGGCCCTCTCTGCTGATTTTTCACTTCCGATTTTATAGGTATCCGGCTGGTTAACTGCATAAGGATAGAAAGTAATCAATGCAAGGTCAGTCGAATTGCTGGCTTTTTTACCACTTTTCTTCCATTGCTGGTAATATTTTAATATCCAGTCCAGTTGTTGGTTTCGGGTCATGGATTTTAATTGACCGGTAGAAGTACCTAACCAGGTGGCCGTCTCCGGCATAAACTGGATAAGACCGGTTGCCCCGGAATGAGGATTGACAGCTCCAGGATCAAAACCACTTTCATTGTTCATCACCACCATCAACCACTCGGGATCATAACCCAACATATAAGCCACTTGCTTGACTTTTTGGATAAAAGACTGTTTATCCACTCCCCTGACCTTATTTTCAAAAAGAAGGGCCATATTATCCAATCCCTCCTTCTGTAATCATTTCTATTCCGTTCAAACTATCCGGATCAATCCTGTATACTTGTTTGCCTCTTAAAATCTCACTGTAATTATTCGTATTGAACTCCTTTTGTAATTCAGGAATGGTCAGGAATTTCAAACCTCCTTTCCAGGCATAGGCAATATGAGCTTTGTACTTGGTATCCCAAACATTCAATTCCACAAATACCACATTGTGTTCTTCATCAAACACCTCCCTGCCGGTTGTAAGTCCCAGGACTTTTCCAAATGGTGCAGTCCCTATTTTATTGGATTTTTTAAAAACCTGTGTCCAGGTCATGTTCTCCGGGGTTTTGCGAACATTCAGGTTATTGACTTTAACCACAGCATACTTCTGACCTGAGATTTTTGGTGTTGAGGATGCTGTACCGGAAGATGAATAATTATTGAACTTGGCAAGTTCGCCAGGTTCCAATGCTGTGTTTAATAACAAATACAGTTGCTCCCCATATAGCTTATAGAAATAGCGGTAAACCTTATCGATATCCAGGTTTTTGGTGTGAATGCTTTTAGCTACATTCAGGATCCTGTCTGTATCCGTCCGTTGCCAGATTCTCTTCACCTGGTTCATGGCATCCCTTGCCAGTCCGATGGGATTGAATAATCCTCCCTGGCCTTTTTTTAATCCATCGGGGATAGCCTGGTAAATATCTACTGCAGCTCTGACCTCCGGATTGGTTCCAGCTTGTCTGAGTAGTTTGTTTTGAGCAACTTTCTTCAGGTATTTTCTTCCAAAATAGATC contains the following coding sequences:
- a CDS encoding transglycosylase SLT domain-containing protein is translated as MALLFENKVRGVDKQSFIQKVKQVAYMLGYDPEWLMVVMNNESGFDPGAVNPHSGATGLIQFMPETATWLGTSTGQLKSMTRNQQLDWILKYYQQWKKSGKKASNSTDLALITFYPYAVNQPDTYKIGSEKSAERASTISKQNPGLDIDNDGFISVLDYKKWLATRLPEGLSKEKTSAIIGLKATKIGASVLSVIALVYAGRYFMFYQKTTE